A genomic segment from Fodinicola acaciae encodes:
- a CDS encoding sugar phosphate isomerase/epimerase family protein: MSSPIGVHALVFVGDTSPSSVSEAITRAAAAGYDLLEFSLHDSLNLDTAAARTQLREAGLAVACSRGLAFDADVSSDDPEVVARGVALLEDSLRITRELGGQILTGALYSALGKYGKPLTGAGRRNVVSTLRDLAKQASGWDMTLGLEICNRYETNVVNTAADALRLADDIGESNVVIHLDTYHMNIEEDDFVRPVRLVGDRLGYVHVGENHRGYLGAGHLDFTGFFHSLKDVGYNGPVTFESFSSAVVSTGLSSDLAVWRNLWDDGDDLARHARRFIAGQLR; encoded by the coding sequence GTGAGCAGTCCGATTGGTGTGCACGCACTGGTCTTCGTCGGCGACACCTCGCCGTCGTCGGTGTCGGAGGCGATCACGCGCGCGGCCGCCGCCGGCTATGACCTGCTGGAGTTTTCGCTGCACGACTCGCTCAACCTGGACACCGCGGCGGCCCGTACGCAGTTGCGGGAAGCCGGGCTCGCGGTGGCCTGCTCTCGCGGCTTGGCCTTCGACGCCGATGTTTCCAGCGATGATCCCGAAGTCGTCGCGCGCGGAGTCGCGCTGCTGGAGGACTCGCTGCGGATCACGCGTGAGCTCGGCGGACAAATCCTCACCGGTGCGCTCTACAGTGCCTTGGGGAAATACGGCAAGCCGCTGACCGGCGCGGGCCGGCGTAACGTCGTGTCCACCCTGCGAGACCTGGCAAAACAGGCTTCCGGCTGGGACATGACGCTCGGCCTGGAGATCTGCAACCGCTATGAGACCAACGTCGTCAACACGGCCGCCGACGCGTTGCGGCTGGCCGACGACATCGGTGAGTCCAATGTGGTCATCCACCTCGACACGTATCACATGAACATCGAGGAGGACGACTTCGTACGGCCGGTGCGGCTGGTCGGCGACCGGCTCGGCTACGTCCACGTCGGCGAGAACCACCGCGGCTATCTGGGCGCCGGCCACCTCGACTTCACCGGATTTTTCCACTCGCTGAAGGACGTCGGCTATAACGGACCGGTGACCTTCGAAAGCTTCTCCTCGGCCGTGGTCTCCACCGGCCTGTCCAGCGACCTGGCCGTCTGGCGAAACCTGTGGGACGACGGCGACGATCTGGCCCGGCATGCGCGGCGGTTCATCGCCGGCCAGCTGCGCTGA
- a CDS encoding nucleoside/nucleotide kinase family protein: protein MDLHVLAERLRKLVDARPGRVIVGITGAPGAGKSTLAESLVAALVGPSWIGTWVAYVPMDGYHLADVELARIGLLDRKGAPETFDSLGYAALLRRLRADEDEVVYAPGFERELEQPIAGSLPVLRPARLIITEGNYLLHWPAVRAALDEVWFCEVAEQTRMARLVARHERFGKSHEDAVAWAYGSDQRNAEIVAATRDRADLIVRS from the coding sequence ATGGATCTCCACGTTTTGGCCGAGCGGCTGCGAAAACTTGTCGACGCGCGGCCGGGCCGGGTCATCGTCGGGATCACCGGCGCGCCCGGCGCCGGCAAGTCGACACTCGCCGAGTCGCTGGTCGCCGCACTGGTGGGACCGTCGTGGATCGGCACGTGGGTCGCGTACGTGCCGATGGACGGATATCACCTGGCCGACGTCGAGCTGGCGCGGATCGGTCTGCTGGACCGGAAAGGCGCTCCGGAGACCTTCGACTCGCTCGGCTACGCGGCCCTGTTGCGCCGGTTGCGCGCCGACGAGGACGAGGTCGTCTACGCGCCGGGTTTCGAGCGGGAGCTGGAACAACCGATCGCCGGCAGCCTGCCGGTGTTGCGGCCGGCTCGGCTGATCATCACCGAAGGCAACTACCTGCTGCACTGGCCGGCCGTGCGCGCCGCGCTCGACGAGGTCTGGTTTTGCGAGGTCGCCGAGCAAACCCGGATGGCCCGGCTGGTCGCCCGGCACGAACGCTTCGGCAAGTCGCACGAGGACGCGGTGGCGTGGGCGTACGGCTCCGACCAACGCAACGCCGAGATCGTCGCCGCCACCCGCGACCGCGCCGACCTCATCGTGCGAAGTTGA
- a CDS encoding CPBP family intramembrane glutamic endopeptidase: MTTLTQAPPSGRVRGFVRRHPLLTFFALADGISWLLWLPFILSYDGLGTLSFKFPELLGSSQLLGIMPGAYFGPLTAAFVVTAAAEGAEGLREWRGRLFRVRVRLRWYAAALFVAPLVIAVGSLAVPGVLQTLSMPALSVLPAYLGFLLLQILTSGLAEEPGWRDFALPRLQKRFGAVLGTTILGLLWGLWHYPLFLTSWGEGGGWRAIVQFTIATVAFSFVLTWLFNRSGQSVPMVILMHASFNNFLFVVWPQLFPGVQARGNWGPAIGLTGAALLLIWLTGGRLGLKD; encoded by the coding sequence ATGACGACACTGACGCAGGCACCACCGTCGGGACGGGTGCGCGGCTTCGTCCGCCGCCATCCGCTGCTGACGTTCTTCGCGCTGGCCGACGGCATCAGCTGGCTGCTCTGGCTGCCGTTCATCCTGTCGTACGACGGACTCGGCACACTTTCCTTCAAGTTTCCCGAACTTCTCGGCTCGAGCCAGCTGCTCGGCATCATGCCCGGCGCCTACTTCGGACCGCTGACCGCCGCGTTCGTGGTCACCGCGGCGGCCGAAGGAGCCGAGGGCCTGCGGGAGTGGCGCGGCCGGCTGTTCCGCGTACGCGTCAGGCTGCGCTGGTATGCCGCCGCACTGTTCGTCGCGCCGCTGGTCATCGCGGTCGGCAGCCTCGCGGTGCCAGGAGTGTTGCAGACGCTCTCGATGCCAGCGTTGAGCGTGCTGCCGGCCTATCTCGGTTTCCTGCTGCTGCAGATCCTCACCAGCGGCCTGGCCGAGGAACCGGGTTGGCGCGACTTTGCCTTGCCCCGGCTGCAAAAGCGCTTTGGCGCGGTGCTCGGCACCACGATCCTCGGCCTGCTGTGGGGCCTGTGGCACTATCCGCTGTTCCTGACCAGCTGGGGTGAGGGCGGCGGCTGGCGGGCGATCGTCCAGTTCACCATCGCGACCGTCGCGTTCAGCTTCGTCCTCACCTGGCTTTTCAACCGCTCGGGCCAAAGTGTGCCGATGGTGATCCTGATGCACGCCAGTTTCAACAACTTCCTGTTCGTGGTCTGGCCGCAGCTCTTCCCTGGCGTACAGGCCCGCGGCAACTGGGGTCCGGCGATCGGCCTGACCGGCGCCGCTCTCCTGCTGATCTGGCTCACCGGCGGCCGACTCGGCCTCAAGGATTGA
- a CDS encoding GlxA family transcriptional regulator codes for MAVFAFPERHKVAVLVRHGLLPMELGIVHRLFGQARSADGRPLYEVITCTPAPGEVYTDADFTITVTHGPQALAEADTIVVPAANADYEPRGGSLSPPLAAAFARVPAAARIASICTGAFVLAAAGLLDGRPATTHWRSAREFQRLYPAVRLDPDVLYTDDGDILTSAGVASGIDLCLHMIRADFGAAVANEVARGTVVPPHRDGGQAQYIRRPVPEPQISSTGKARGWALKHLHRPVTLRELAAQESMSVRTFTRRFREEVGVSPVQWLTQQRIERARQLLEETDLSVDRIAADAGFGTAASLRQHLQTALGVSPSAYRNTFRTPVKVV; via the coding sequence ATGGCGGTTTTCGCGTTTCCGGAGCGGCACAAGGTGGCCGTGCTGGTCAGGCACGGGTTGCTGCCGATGGAGCTGGGGATCGTGCACCGGCTGTTCGGCCAGGCCAGGTCGGCGGACGGGCGGCCGTTGTACGAGGTCATCACGTGCACGCCGGCGCCTGGCGAGGTCTACACCGACGCCGACTTCACCATCACCGTGACGCACGGTCCGCAGGCCTTGGCCGAGGCCGACACGATCGTCGTACCAGCGGCCAACGCCGACTACGAGCCGCGTGGCGGCAGCCTGAGTCCGCCGCTCGCCGCCGCCTTCGCCCGCGTGCCGGCGGCCGCGCGGATCGCGTCGATCTGCACGGGCGCCTTCGTGCTGGCGGCGGCTGGACTGCTGGACGGACGGCCGGCGACCACGCACTGGCGGTCGGCACGCGAGTTCCAGCGGCTGTATCCGGCGGTGCGGCTCGACCCCGACGTGCTCTACACCGATGACGGCGACATCCTCACCTCCGCCGGCGTCGCGTCCGGCATCGACCTGTGCCTGCACATGATCCGCGCGGATTTCGGTGCCGCGGTGGCAAACGAGGTCGCGCGCGGCACGGTCGTGCCGCCGCATCGCGACGGTGGCCAGGCGCAGTACATCCGCCGGCCGGTGCCGGAGCCGCAGATCTCCTCGACCGGCAAGGCGCGCGGCTGGGCGCTGAAACACCTGCACCGGCCGGTGACGCTTCGCGAGCTGGCCGCGCAGGAGTCGATGAGCGTACGCACCTTCACCAGGCGGTTTCGCGAGGAAGTCGGCGTTTCGCCGGTGCAATGGCTGACCCAGCAACGGATCGAGCGCGCGCGGCAGCTGCTGGAGGAGACCGACCTGTCGGTCGACCGGATCGCCGCCGACGCCGGCTTCGGCACCGCCGCGTCACTCCGCCAACATCTGCAGACCGCGCTCGGCGTCTCACCGAGCGCCTATCGAAACACCTTCCGCACTCCGGTCAAGGTGGTGTAG
- a CDS encoding type II toxin-antitoxin system VapB family antitoxin: protein MVRTITDIDLDLMARASEILGTETVSDTIDAAFGEVIRRAAGRTLVALAEDGAFDALLEPGAEHRMWR, encoded by the coding sequence TTGGTCAGAACGATCACGGACATCGACCTGGACCTGATGGCGCGGGCCAGCGAGATCCTTGGGACGGAGACGGTCAGTGACACGATCGACGCCGCTTTCGGCGAGGTCATCCGACGAGCCGCCGGACGTACGCTGGTCGCACTCGCCGAGGATGGTGCGTTCGACGCTCTTTTGGAGCCTGGCGCCGAGCATCGGATGTGGCGATAA
- a CDS encoding NAD(P)H-dependent oxidoreductase — MRVLWVYAHPEPRSLNAALRHEGLRTLTGLGHEIRQSDLYAMRFDPVVDRDDFGAGDGRLIVGDESRRAYEGGRLSDDIVAEQEKLLWSDTVVLQFPLWWFGMPAILKGWFDRVFVKGFGYGVTHPDGRTKRYGDGVLSGRRALVVVTAGSPATALGPRGINGDLEELLFPLLHGTLWYAGMAPLAPLLVPGADRPTNYHQTAAKLRDRLIRLPDEEPLPYRHQDSDDYDENLVLCDDLATGESGLSVHCGDRRSAVRDFSPNRG, encoded by the coding sequence ATGCGAGTCCTGTGGGTTTACGCGCATCCAGAGCCACGGTCGCTCAACGCGGCGCTCCGCCACGAAGGTTTGCGTACGCTGACCGGCCTCGGACATGAGATCCGGCAGTCCGATCTGTATGCCATGAGGTTCGATCCGGTCGTCGACCGCGACGACTTCGGAGCCGGTGACGGCCGGTTGATCGTCGGCGACGAGTCGCGCCGCGCGTACGAGGGTGGCCGGCTGAGCGACGACATCGTTGCCGAGCAAGAGAAACTGCTCTGGTCGGACACGGTCGTGCTGCAGTTTCCACTGTGGTGGTTTGGCATGCCGGCGATCCTGAAAGGTTGGTTCGACCGGGTTTTCGTCAAGGGGTTCGGTTACGGCGTCACACATCCGGACGGTCGGACGAAACGCTATGGTGACGGCGTGCTGAGCGGCCGGCGCGCGCTGGTCGTGGTGACCGCCGGATCGCCGGCCACCGCGTTGGGGCCGCGCGGCATCAACGGCGACCTCGAAGAGCTGCTGTTTCCGTTGCTGCACGGCACACTTTGGTACGCCGGCATGGCGCCGCTCGCGCCGCTGCTCGTCCCCGGTGCCGACCGGCCGACCAATTATCACCAGACGGCAGCGAAACTACGCGACCGGCTGATCCGGCTGCCGGACGAGGAGCCGTTGCCATATCGCCATCAGGACAGCGACGACTACGACGAAAACCTGGTCCTCTGCGACGATCTGGCGACCGGGGAGAGCGGCCTCAGCGTCCATTGCGGAGATCGGCGATCCGCGGTGCGCGACTTTTCACCGAATCGAGGCTGA
- a CDS encoding DNA glycosylase AlkZ-like family protein, with protein MDKLRAWWCHRQGLAGEPAASAADVLVRTGWMRSVGGSAPYLGLFARAGLRRAEVDAAVADLSIHELPSARGCAYVLPASDFALGLAVGAGAPAGDLAAAQKHLGVTAAEIDKLGAAVVDALADGPLDPAGIKDAVGDLARSFGDAGRKRGMSSTLPLALGLLQARGEIRRVPVNGRLDQQRYRYTRWSQPSTVDGDAQVELAVRYFRWAAPASLKHFRWFSAFSAATAKKVIAELDLVTLQDDLLMPADLAAEYADFAPPAQPQYALVAGIDGIHLLHRDLRRLLDPADADRQAPGEKPGKTIGSLADPPCHLIVDRGRIVGLWEFDPETGTIAYQAFVPVDDDLRAAVAKVEAYARDDLGDVRSFSLDSVKSRAPRIADLRNGR; from the coding sequence GTGGACAAACTTCGAGCCTGGTGGTGTCACCGACAGGGGCTGGCCGGCGAGCCGGCCGCGAGCGCCGCGGACGTGCTGGTCAGGACCGGTTGGATGCGCTCGGTCGGCGGCTCCGCGCCGTATCTCGGCCTGTTCGCGCGCGCCGGCCTGCGCCGCGCCGAGGTCGACGCGGCGGTCGCCGACCTGTCGATCCACGAGCTGCCGTCGGCGCGCGGTTGCGCGTACGTGCTGCCGGCCTCGGACTTCGCGCTCGGCCTCGCGGTCGGCGCCGGAGCACCGGCCGGCGATCTCGCGGCGGCGCAGAAGCACCTCGGCGTGACCGCCGCCGAGATCGACAAGCTTGGCGCCGCGGTGGTCGACGCGTTGGCCGACGGGCCGCTGGATCCGGCCGGCATCAAGGACGCGGTCGGCGACCTCGCGCGGTCATTCGGCGACGCCGGCCGCAAGCGCGGCATGTCGAGCACGCTGCCGCTGGCGCTCGGCCTGCTGCAGGCACGCGGCGAGATCCGGCGCGTACCGGTGAACGGCCGGCTGGACCAGCAACGCTATCGCTACACGCGATGGTCCCAACCGTCCACTGTGGACGGTGACGCTCAGGTCGAGCTGGCCGTACGGTATTTCCGCTGGGCCGCGCCCGCCTCGCTGAAGCATTTCCGCTGGTTTTCCGCTTTCAGCGCGGCCACCGCGAAAAAGGTGATCGCCGAGCTGGACTTGGTGACACTGCAGGACGATCTGCTGATGCCGGCTGACCTGGCCGCCGAATACGCGGATTTCGCGCCACCGGCGCAACCACAGTATGCACTGGTCGCCGGCATCGACGGCATCCACCTGCTGCACCGGGACCTGCGCCGGCTGCTCGACCCGGCCGATGCCGATCGTCAGGCACCAGGCGAAAAACCCGGCAAGACGATCGGCTCTCTCGCCGATCCGCCGTGCCACCTGATCGTCGACCGCGGCCGGATCGTCGGGCTGTGGGAATTCGACCCGGAGACCGGCACGATCGCATACCAGGCATTCGTGCCGGTCGACGACGACCTGCGTGCCGCTGTCGCCAAGGTCGAGGCGTACGCGCGTGACGACCTCGGCGACGTACGCAGTTTCAGCCTCGATTCGGTGAAAAGTCGCGCACCGCGGATCGCCGATCTCCGCAATGGACGCTGA
- a CDS encoding DUF427 domain-containing protein codes for MDYPRAIVKTDHVEPSPRRIRGFLANHTVFDTTSAVYVWEWPPYPQYYVPLTDIADGVLVDEGTTETTSRGTARLHGIKVGDTVRPGSARVFGDGALKNLVRFDWRALDSWFEEDEEIFVHPRSPYARVDAVRSLRTVRVELDGVLLAESSGSVMVFETGLPTRYYLPRTDVRFDHLVPSRTVTECPYKGRTTGYWSVRTAQTVHDDLAWSYDFPTRQLLPIAGLIAFYNEKIDISIDGGPLPRPRTHFG; via the coding sequence CGAGCCGTCGCCGCGGCGCATACGCGGCTTTCTGGCCAACCACACCGTTTTCGACACGACCAGCGCCGTGTACGTGTGGGAATGGCCACCCTATCCGCAATATTACGTGCCGCTCACCGACATAGCGGACGGTGTGTTGGTCGACGAAGGCACCACCGAAACCACCAGCCGAGGCACCGCGAGATTGCACGGAATCAAGGTCGGCGACACCGTACGACCTGGCAGCGCGCGTGTTTTTGGTGACGGCGCACTGAAAAACCTGGTGCGCTTCGACTGGCGCGCGTTGGACAGCTGGTTCGAGGAGGACGAGGAGATCTTCGTCCATCCACGCAGTCCGTACGCGCGCGTCGACGCCGTCCGGTCGCTTCGCACCGTGCGCGTCGAGCTTGACGGCGTGCTGCTGGCCGAGTCGTCCGGCTCGGTGATGGTCTTCGAGACCGGCCTGCCGACGCGCTATTACCTGCCGCGGACCGACGTGCGTTTCGACCACCTGGTGCCGAGCCGGACGGTGACGGAATGTCCATACAAAGGCCGTACGACCGGTTATTGGTCGGTCCGGACCGCCCAGACCGTCCATGACGACCTCGCCTGGTCATACGACTTTCCGACCCGCCAGCTGCTGCCGATCGCCGGACTCATCGCCTTCTACAACGAAAAAATCGACATCAGCATCGACGGCGGTCCGCTGCCGCGGCCGCGGACGCATTTCGGCTGA